A window of Candidatus Jettenia caeni contains these coding sequences:
- a CDS encoding CRISPR-associated protein — protein MKDILICVAGATPQIITETMYALSRNIPPVFIRELYIITTSYGKQLITDILIKQGILRRLIEEYKLPDISFTEDCLVVIKSHDGAPLQDIRDNKENEAAGDIITGFIREKAKDLTIRIHCSIAGGRKTMGFYLGGALQLFGRPWDKLYHVLVRPEFESNPDFFYPPRKPKLIPCRMPDGTKKEISTDMAGVQLAELPFIRLKEKLHLGSNSFRDLVHQGQERIDTALVQEPLRVNLRDRSLEIGDRIIYLTPMELSLYLILMEQKLYHCRQPERKYCLECIDCYTPIGYLMGREALKTFVACYEKIFGKNSLRNSELYEKYIRKGGIPPKIIRQTISKIRREIEDGIRDKNLVPFYTITSAGSYGSTQYGLRLEKRKMVIE, from the coding sequence ATGAAAGACATCCTTATTTGCGTAGCAGGCGCTACCCCTCAGATTATTACAGAAACAATGTATGCGCTATCCAGAAATATCCCCCCTGTATTTATTAGGGAATTATATATCATAACAACCTCCTATGGTAAACAACTGATTACCGATATCCTTATCAAACAAGGTATACTCAGGCGACTTATAGAGGAATATAAACTTCCCGATATATCCTTTACCGAGGACTGCCTTGTCGTAATAAAAAGCCATGATGGCGCTCCATTGCAAGATATAAGGGATAATAAAGAGAATGAGGCGGCCGGGGACATCATAACGGGATTTATCAGAGAAAAGGCAAAAGACTTAACGATAAGGATTCATTGTTCTATTGCCGGAGGCCGTAAGACCATGGGGTTCTATCTTGGTGGCGCGTTGCAGCTCTTTGGAAGGCCATGGGACAAGCTGTATCACGTTCTGGTAAGGCCAGAATTCGAAAGTAATCCCGACTTCTTCTATCCTCCCAGGAAACCGAAACTGATACCATGCAGGATGCCTGACGGAACCAAAAAAGAAATAAGCACAGATATGGCTGGTGTCCAGTTAGCAGAGCTGCCATTCATCCGCCTGAAGGAAAAGTTACACCTGGGCAGTAATAGTTTTAGAGATCTCGTCCATCAGGGACAGGAAAGGATAGATACGGCGCTGGTACAGGAACCTCTCAGGGTGAATCTGCGTGACAGGTCACTCGAAATCGGCGACAGGATTATTTATCTCACGCCGATGGAGCTATCCCTTTACCTAATACTTATGGAGCAAAAGCTGTATCACTGCCGGCAACCGGAAAGGAAATACTGCCTCGAATGTATTGATTGTTATACCCCGATAGGGTATCTGATGGGCAGGGAAGCATTGAAGACCTTTGTCGCATGTTATGAGAAGATATTCGGTAAGAATTCTTTGAGGAATTCTGAGCTTTATGAAAAGTATATAAGAAAGGGAGGTATTCCACCCAAAATAATACGGCAGACTATCAGTAAGATAAGAAGAGAAATAGAAGATGGTATTCGGGACAAAAACCTTGTCCCCTTTTATACGATAACGTCTGCCGGCAGCTATGGTAGTACACAGTATGGACTAAGGTTGGAGAAGAGAAAGATGGTCATAGAATAA